A stretch of the Mycoplasmoides genitalium G37 genome encodes the following:
- a CDS encoding phosphatidate cytidylyltransferase → MNEKAKQFIKKRTSVFIALLVVFCFFLLISAFADGFNFWSPWSADFNSRTLKVEQASGVTSVISTEINENFKAVRFSFSIIIILIVGVIGSLMIWELFTNILKNKPKLSLSLTLLNAGIIIFGMIGTFVVVYFYKWNATVNGIWTLSFTLSVVLLWIIYIACMSKTRIKFSLQLSYSLGAIACFIASIGTIYFSVIRGWTTIFLLMSLAVSVDTFSFLFGKRFGKNPLIKISPSKTWEGAFFGIISTIVVVALLCVLYSIPFFVAKPTFNQTNGIALNTPQNYDSHNLITNIFLIAFISGGSSFYIYWWVSTLALIFTGSVFAIGGDLFFSYIKRLISIKDFSKVLGKHGGVLDRFDSSSFLISFFFVYHLIAGTISNQRLLMEPNTYFSAITSIQS, encoded by the coding sequence ATGAATGAAAAAGCAAAACAATTCATCAAAAAGCGAACTTCAGTATTCATTGCTTTATTAGTTGTATTTTGCTTTTTTCTTTTAATTAGCGCATTTGCTGATGGTTTTAACTTTTGATCACCGTGATCAGCAGATTTCAATTCAAGAACATTAAAAGTAGAACAAGCAAGTGGTGTTACTAGTGTTATTAGTACTGAGATTAATGAAAACTTTAAAGCTGTTCGTTTCAGCTTTAGCATAATCATTATTTTAATTGTTGGGGTAATTGGTTCTCTGATGATTTGAGAGTTGTTCACAAACATACTAAAAAATAAACCAAAACTAAGCTTAAGTTTAACGTTGTTAAATGCTGGAATAATTATTTTTGGGATGATTGGTACTTTTGTTGTTGTTTATTTTTACAAATGAAATGCAACTGTTAATGGTATTTGAACATTAAGTTTTACTCTTTCTGTGGTTTTACTTTGAATAATTTACATTGCTTGCATGAGTAAAACAAGAATTAAGTTTAGCTTACAACTTTCATATAGCTTAGGAGCTATTGCTTGCTTTATTGCTAGCATAGGTACTATTTACTTTTCTGTTATCAGGGGTTGAACTACAATCTTTTTATTGATGAGTTTAGCAGTCAGTGTTGATACATTTTCTTTTCTTTTTGGAAAGCGCTTTGGTAAAAATCCTTTAATTAAAATTTCACCATCAAAAACATGAGAAGGAGCTTTTTTTGGCATCATTAGCACCATTGTTGTTGTTGCTTTACTTTGTGTTTTATATTCAATTCCTTTCTTTGTAGCAAAGCCTACTTTTAATCAAACAAATGGAATAGCGCTCAATACACCCCAAAATTATGATAGCCATAATCTTATTACCAATATTTTTTTAATTGCCTTTATCTCTGGAGGAAGTAGTTTTTATATCTACTGGTGGGTAAGCACTTTAGCTTTAATTTTTACAGGATCTGTTTTTGCAATAGGCGGTGATCTTTTTTTTAGTTATATTAAACGCTTAATTAGTATCAAAGATTTTTCTAAGGTTTTAGGTAAACATGGGGGAGTTTTAGATCGATTTGATTCAAGTTCTTTTTTAATTAGTTTCTTCTTTGTTTATCATTTAATAGCAGGAACCATTTCCAACCAAAGGTTGTTGATGGAACCTAATACTTATTTCAGTGCAATCACTAGTATTCAAAGCTAG
- a CDS encoding restriction endonuclease subunit S: MTPKLKLNNNINWTKRTIDSLFDLKKGEMLEKELITPEGKYEYFNGGVKNSGRTDKFNTFKNTISVIVGGSCGYVRLADKNFFCGQSNCTLNLLDPLELDLKFAYYALKSQQERIEALAFGTTIQNIRISDLKELEIPFTSNKNEQHAIANTLSVFDERLENLASLIEINRKLRDEYAHKLFSLDEAFLSHWKLEALQSQMHEITLGEIFNFKSGKYLKSEERLEEGKFPYYGAGIDNTGFVAEPNTEKDTISIISNGYSLGNIRYHEIPWFNGTGSIALEPMNNEIYVPFFYCALKYLQKDIKERMKSDDSPFLSLKLAGEIKVPYVKSFQLQRKAGKIVFLLDQKLDQYKKELSSLTVIRDTLLKKLFPDMTERTKSIKDY, encoded by the coding sequence ATGACTCCAAAACTAAAGCTAAATAACAACATAAACTGAACCAAAAGAACAATTGATTCTTTGTTTGATTTAAAAAAAGGTGAAATGCTTGAAAAAGAGTTAATTACACCTGAGGGAAAATATGAATATTTTAACGGTGGTGTAAAAAATTCAGGAAGAACTGACAAGTTCAATACTTTTAAGAACACTATTAGTGTAATTGTTGGTGGATCTTGTGGTTATGTAAGGCTAGCTGATAAAAATTTCTTTTGTGGTCAAAGTAATTGCACATTAAATTTGTTAGATCCGCTTGAACTTGATCTTAAATTTGCTTACTATGCTTTGAAATCACAACAAGAAAGAATAGAGGCTTTAGCTTTTGGGACCACGATTCAAAACATTAGAATTTCAGATTTAAAAGAATTGGAAATTCCTTTCACATCAAATAAGAATGAACAGCATGCTATTGCAAATACTTTAAGTGTTTTTGATGAGAGACTAGAAAACTTAGCTTCTTTAATTGAGATTAACAGGAAACTAAGAGATGAATATGCTCACAAACTCTTTAGCTTAGATGAAGCTTTTCTAAGTCATTGAAAACTAGAAGCATTACAAAGCCAAATGCATGAAATTACTTTAGGGGAAATATTTAATTTCAAAAGTGGTAAATATCTAAAGAGCGAGGAGAGATTAGAAGAAGGGAAATTTCCTTATTATGGAGCGGGAATTGATAACACTGGTTTTGTAGCTGAACCTAATACTGAAAAAGACACAATTTCTATTATTTCTAATGGTTATTCACTAGGTAACATCAGGTATCATGAAATTCCTTGGTTTAATGGCACAGGTAGCATTGCATTAGAACCCATGAATAATGAAATCTATGTACCATTCTTTTACTGTGCTTTAAAGTATTTGCAAAAAGATATTAAAGAAAGAATGAAAAGTGATGATTCACCTTTTTTATCCTTAAAACTAGCAGGTGAAATTAAAGTGCCTTATGTTAAGTCATTTCAACTGCAAAGAAAGGCAGGAAAAATCGTCTTTTTGTTAGATCAAAAATTAGACCAATATAAAAAAGAACTAAGTTCTTTAACAGTGATTCGTGACACTTTGTTAAAAAAATTATTCCCCGATATGACTGAAAGAACTAAATCTATTAAGGATTATTAA
- a CDS encoding lipoprotein, whose translation MKLRKIFLLPLISLSTLSVACSSTDPGLEKAQAYFQRNNIELSKNNAVTFLKKGYSSDKEEVINTVFASWKTTLLDYQLLEKPLDYSRFAKAFGVNKSKEDVTPNISAKGLYFDETYPGISGQIALVLGVKSQKVVNFQYSWKNNLDFKVQIHLKMTGIVGSDNTSTSLIKSFLASTSGVSESDFTGDKANFDGDVIFTYTPPTDNRRVSESTFSSIPASINFPFDIKIDMSTSHEKLNLLLSTNEQVKKIRTRTFKGKSIDLLPFFYYTLL comes from the coding sequence ATGAAACTCAGAAAGATCTTTTTATTACCATTAATTTCACTTAGTACTTTATCTGTAGCCTGTTCATCAACTGATCCTGGTTTAGAAAAAGCACAAGCTTATTTTCAGAGAAACAATATAGAACTTTCAAAAAATAATGCTGTTACTTTTTTAAAAAAGGGTTATAGTTCTGATAAGGAAGAGGTAATTAATACTGTATTTGCCAGTTGAAAAACAACTTTATTAGATTATCAACTATTAGAAAAACCACTTGATTATAGCAGATTTGCTAAAGCATTTGGAGTTAATAAATCAAAGGAAGATGTTACTCCTAACATCAGTGCAAAAGGTTTATATTTTGATGAAACTTATCCAGGTATAAGTGGTCAAATCGCCTTAGTTTTAGGAGTTAAAAGTCAAAAGGTAGTTAATTTTCAATACAGTTGAAAAAATAACTTAGATTTTAAAGTTCAAATTCACTTAAAAATGACTGGTATAGTTGGTAGTGACAATACTAGTACTTCATTAATCAAATCCTTTTTAGCTAGTACAAGTGGTGTAAGTGAAAGTGATTTTACTGGTGATAAAGCTAATTTTGATGGTGATGTTATCTTTACTTATACTCCTCCAACAGATAATAGGAGGGTAAGTGAAAGTACTTTTAGTAGTATACCTGCTTCAATTAACTTTCCTTTTGATATCAAAATTGACATGAGTACTTCTCATGAAAAGTTGAATTTATTACTTTCAACAAATGAACAAGTGAAGAAAATTAGAACAAGAACTTTTAAGGGAAAGTCAATCGATCTTTTACCGTTTTTTTATTACACATTGCTTTAA
- a CDS encoding lipoprotein encodes MVLGSLITACSNLSSGTNFSSLNQLRNSFSKNSELNQDKKELVTSLRDSFEVDSKSATNVLLDAWRFSLQDEKILEKQDPSRFVKAFGSGKSKEDVEPSTGVKGLRLVERYTQNVASIINNVIKLSSQTVTDFSFYYNSSRDFKVQIRLQATGTFDSAQAKSYLSQIGLSDSDIKDKNSISADLIFTYTPPSSNLFSKSSFDTLLRKINFNTNLRLQIIGKDELMQKLLQSNFVGQLADQNFQDQTIDLLPYVLYSIL; translated from the coding sequence ATGGTATTAGGTTCTTTAATTACAGCATGCTCTAACTTAAGCAGTGGAACAAATTTTTCCAGTTTAAACCAACTTAGAAATAGTTTCAGTAAAAATAGTGAATTAAATCAAGACAAGAAAGAGTTAGTTACTTCACTAAGAGATAGTTTTGAAGTGGATTCAAAAAGTGCTACAAACGTTCTATTAGATGCTTGAAGATTTAGTTTGCAAGACGAAAAGATTCTTGAAAAACAAGACCCAAGTAGATTTGTAAAAGCATTTGGCAGTGGTAAGAGTAAGGAAGATGTTGAACCGAGCACTGGTGTTAAAGGCTTACGTTTAGTTGAAAGATACACGCAAAATGTTGCAAGTATTATTAATAATGTAATTAAATTGAGTAGTCAAACAGTTACAGATTTTAGTTTTTACTATAACAGTTCTCGTGATTTCAAAGTCCAAATAAGGTTACAAGCTACTGGAACTTTTGACAGTGCTCAAGCAAAATCATATTTGAGTCAAATAGGATTAAGTGATAGTGATATAAAAGATAAAAATTCTATTTCAGCTGATTTAATTTTTACTTATACTCCACCTTCCAGTAATTTATTTTCCAAATCTAGTTTTGATACTCTATTGAGAAAAATTAATTTTAATACCAATTTAAGGTTACAAATTATTGGTAAAGATGAATTGATGCAAAAGTTATTACAAAGTAATTTTGTAGGTCAATTAGCTGATCAAAACTTCCAAGATCAAACTATCGATCTTTTACCATATGTGCTTTATTCCATTTTGTAA
- a CDS encoding DUF5426 family protein — translation MSVSFLRSKFSLKASVFAFFVLFLFCLKIILVLFRNFGKRFKHFLFNQTSLYLLVRLFQKTEIVWNLIANIHFFIKTQIQNLGIRLSRESISNETFQAVKLFHVNNLGLQEQEVINSKLSDYFCFFKYRNLLFVNW, via the coding sequence ATGAGTGTTAGTTTTCTTAGATCTAAATTTAGTTTAAAAGCATCAGTATTTGCATTTTTTGTACTGTTTCTTTTTTGTTTAAAAATAATATTAGTTTTATTTAGAAACTTTGGAAAAAGATTTAAGCATTTTTTGTTTAATCAGACTTCTTTATATCTTTTAGTTAGACTTTTTCAAAAAACAGAAATAGTTTGAAACTTAATTGCTAATATTCATTTTTTTATAAAAACACAAATTCAAAATCTTGGAATTAGATTAAGTAGAGAATCGATTTCCAATGAAACTTTTCAAGCAGTAAAACTGTTTCATGTCAATAATCTAGGCTTGCAAGAACAAGAAGTTATTAATTCAAAATTAAGTGATTATTTTTGTTTTTTTAAGTATAGAAACCTTCTATTTGTTAATTGATAA
- the ylqF gene encoding ribosome biogenesis GTPase YlqF yields the protein MKKIHDQLKKLSSQIDGIIEIVDARAPTLTHNSEIISYFLNKPKLILALKTDLAQYKPNKKILFGSLKEPFKLKKKVLKTLTTLFANKRQQLKAKGLLIKQFRLAVIGMPNVGKSSLINLLINKNHLKVANRAGITKSLNWIQISPELLLSDTPGVFLKRIDEIQIGYKLVLTNVIRREVVNIEEVGMFAFNYLKKHYKQLLPFEADSFINFLEKFAKVRGLIKKANELNTNLACEIFINELINGKYGKLSYELN from the coding sequence ATGAAAAAGATCCATGATCAATTAAAAAAGTTATCTAGTCAAATTGATGGCATCATTGAGATAGTAGATGCTAGAGCACCAACTTTAACTCATAATTCAGAAATAATTAGTTATTTTTTAAATAAACCAAAATTAATACTGGCATTAAAGACAGATTTAGCACAATACAAACCAAATAAAAAGATCTTATTTGGTTCATTAAAAGAACCTTTTAAACTCAAAAAAAAAGTTCTAAAGACATTAACAACTTTATTTGCAAATAAAAGACAACAATTAAAAGCAAAAGGCTTATTAATCAAACAATTTAGATTAGCAGTTATTGGCATGCCCAATGTAGGTAAATCTAGTTTAATTAACCTTTTGATAAATAAAAATCACTTAAAAGTAGCTAACCGCGCTGGTATTACTAAATCATTAAATTGGATTCAAATTAGCCCTGAATTATTATTAAGTGATACCCCAGGAGTTTTTTTGAAAAGAATTGATGAAATTCAAATTGGATATAAACTAGTTTTGACTAATGTTATTAGAAGAGAAGTAGTTAATATAGAAGAAGTGGGAATGTTTGCTTTTAATTATCTTAAGAAACATTACAAACAGCTTTTACCATTTGAAGCGGATAGCTTTATTAACTTTTTGGAAAAATTTGCTAAAGTGAGAGGCTTAATTAAGAAAGCTAATGAACTAAACACTAACTTAGCATGTGAAATTTTTATTAATGAACTTATTAATGGGAAATATGGCAAATTAAGTTATGAACTTAATTAG
- a CDS encoding YitT family protein: MKFFNNLFKKESKITVASGSKRVRISNSFLMFSNLYEAKKPLKYVLVYLLSIINAFLLLIFIQKTGLYSFGISSLTQGFARLVFVLLKSFDETQRLLIFNILYWLLYVFINIPLIIFSYKKIGKNFTILSTHFVVASNVFGFLISIIPGSDNLPPMLASITDTNFWKAAKDLNQSAGFVPFLWSDTSQGNVIISTFIYAAIYGFYNGISVSLLYILGGSAGGADFLTQYYARKKNRSVGSILFYVNSFILIIAILIGSFVAGSLLLQDVNNYRDSAWEVSLFFSPNLIATFFSILLTGTVVSYLFPRYNFAEIKVFTDKLEEVRKALLSDNANHSLSIQETLGGYSLLKKKMIVSVSMYVEIPHLIKIIRQIDKDCLVSITRIRGIDGHIYLRQN; this comes from the coding sequence ATGAAATTTTTTAACAACTTATTTAAAAAAGAATCAAAGATAACAGTCGCATCTGGTTCTAAACGCGTAAGGATTTCTAACTCTTTTTTGATGTTTAGCAATCTTTATGAGGCTAAAAAACCATTAAAGTATGTATTAGTTTACTTACTATCAATTATTAATGCTTTTCTTTTACTTATTTTTATTCAAAAAACAGGTTTATATAGCTTTGGAATTAGTTCTTTAACTCAAGGTTTTGCTAGATTAGTGTTTGTTTTGTTAAAAAGTTTTGATGAAACTCAAAGATTATTAATTTTTAACATCCTTTACTGGCTTTTATATGTCTTTATCAACATCCCTTTAATTATTTTTTCTTATAAAAAAATAGGTAAAAACTTTACTATTCTTTCAACCCATTTTGTTGTTGCATCTAACGTATTTGGTTTTTTAATCAGTATTATTCCAGGTTCTGATAATTTACCACCAATGTTAGCTTCTATAACAGATACTAACTTTTGAAAAGCAGCGAAAGATTTAAATCAAAGTGCCGGTTTTGTCCCTTTTTTATGAAGTGATACTTCCCAAGGTAATGTAATTATTTCCACATTTATTTATGCAGCTATTTATGGTTTTTATAATGGCATATCAGTTTCATTACTTTACATACTAGGTGGTTCTGCTGGGGGAGCGGACTTCTTAACCCAATATTATGCTCGTAAGAAAAATAGATCAGTAGGATCAATTCTTTTTTATGTAAATAGTTTTATTCTGATTATTGCTATTCTAATTGGTTCTTTTGTTGCTGGTAGTTTATTGTTGCAAGATGTCAATAATTATCGTGATTCTGCTTGGGAAGTTAGTTTATTTTTCTCACCTAATTTAATTGCAACTTTTTTTTCAATTTTGTTAACAGGAACAGTAGTTAGTTATCTTTTCCCTCGTTATAATTTTGCTGAAATTAAAGTATTTACTGATAAGCTTGAAGAAGTTAGAAAAGCATTGTTAAGTGATAATGCTAATCACAGTTTATCTATTCAAGAAACGCTTGGTGGTTATTCTTTACTCAAAAAGAAGATGATAGTTTCTGTTTCCATGTATGTAGAAATTCCCCATTTAATTAAGATTATTAGACAAATTGACAAGGATTGTTTGGTATCTATTACAAGAATCAGGGGAATAGATGGACACATATACCTCCGCCAAAATTAA